The following are encoded together in the Cicer arietinum cultivar CDC Frontier isolate Library 1 chromosome 2, Cicar.CDCFrontier_v2.0, whole genome shotgun sequence genome:
- the LOC101490386 gene encoding putative bark agglutinin LECRPA3-like precursor, giving the protein MAFSYLNLVLVTLTTLFFLQTTKVKSQKSVSFHITNFTISRPSITLQGTAEFLPNVLLLNDIEHPVFVVGRALYSKPITLWNNKTGKVASFVTSFTFDVQDLKKTVPGHGLVFFLAPSGSEIPFSSDGGNLGVVDGKNAFNRFVGVEFDNFVNSWDPKYSHVGINVNSLISTKTVKWNRVSGELVKVSIVYDSVSTTLTVIVTYKNGQISILSQLVDLKAVLPDTVNIGFSASTTLVSPRQLHNIHSWSFTSTFET; this is encoded by the coding sequence ATGGCTTTTTCATACTTAAATTTAGTTTTAGTGACATTGACAACTTTGTTTTTCTTGCAAACAACAAAAGTAAAGTCACAAAAATCAGTTTCATTCCACATCACCAATTTCACTATTAGCAGACCTAGTATAACCCTTCAAGGAACTGCCGAGTTTTTACCTAATGTTTTGTTACTCAACGACATTGAGCACCCTGTTTTTGTTGTTGGTCGTGCTTTGTATTCTAAACCAATTACACTTTGGAACAATAAAACCGGCAAAGTTGCCAGCTTTGTCACTTCATTCACTTTCGATGTTCAAGATTTAAAGAAAACTGTTCCTGGTCATGGACTTGTATTCTTTCTTGCCCCATCAGGCTCCGAGATTCCCTTCAGTTCAGATGGTGGGAACCTCGGAGTAGTTGATGGGAAAAATGCTTTTAATAGATTTGTTGGTGTTGAATTTGACAATTTTGTTAATTCATGGGATCCCAAGTACTCTCATGTTGGAATCAATGTCAATTCTTTAATTTCTACTAAGACGGTGAAATGGAATAGAGTGAGTGGAGAACTTGTGAAAGTAAGTATTGTTTATGACTCTGTTTCTACGACATTGACGGTTATTGTTACTTATAAGAATGGTCAAATTTCGATTCTTTCTCAACTTGTTGATTTGAAAGCTGTACTTCCTGATACAGTTAACATTGGTTTCTCTGCTTCTACGACACTTGTTTCTCCTCGTCAACTACACAATATTCATTCATGGTCTTTCACTTCAACTTTCGAAACataa
- the LOC101491346 gene encoding uncharacterized protein, with translation MNGGGFSSNLPIMDGKNWERWYASMRSLLGAQEVFEIVQDGYEQLDECRSKKVQRVGGEAQLAQADSSDSDEVLLMASTSMEDDCPGLWYLDTWCSNHMTRHKEWFVSINDKVKREIRFADNSYVTAEGIGEVLIQRRDGKQSFICDVLYVPNMKNNLLSLGQLLEKGYSMKMEQGEMRLFDDSRRLILKAPLSKNRTSRLISRSMRANV, from the exons atgaATGGAGGAGGATTTTCATCGAATTTGCCAATTATGGATGGGAAGAACTGGGAGAGGTGGTATGCATCAATGAGATCGTTGTTGGGAGCTCAAGAAGTGTTTGAGATTGTTCAAGATGGATATGAACAACTTG ATGAATGCAGATCCAAGAAAGTACAAAGAGTTGGTGGTGAAGCTCAATTAGCCCAGGCAGACAGTTCTGACTCAGATGAAGTGCTGCTGATGGCATCTACAAGCATGGAGGATGACTGTCCAGGATTATGGTATCTAGACACATGGTGCTCGAATCACATGACTCGCCATAAAGAGTGGTTTGTAAGCATTAATGATAAGGTGAAAAGGGAGATCAGATTTGCAGATAACAGTTATGTAACAGCAGAAGGAATAGGAGAAGTGTTAATTCAAAGAAGAGATGGTAAACAATCATTCATATGTGATGTGTTGTATGTGCCAAACATGAAGAACAATCTGTTAAGCCTTGGACAACTGCTTGAAAAGGGGTATTCTATGAAGATGGAGCAGGGTGAAATGAGATTGTTTGATGATTcaagaagattgatcttgaaggcACCACTATCAAAAAATAGAACCTCAAGATTGATATCCAGATCAATGAGAGCAAATGTCTAG
- the LOC101489618 gene encoding transcription termination factor MTERF4, chloroplastic → MKVMTFSCGITKPNFLISQTEMPILTFGHSKLSATLALQLPCNCVRKMRLITKLHCSVADRTYSSRTGDSRGSKRDSGEIQKKRGGPSSLYVGYIRPSLSEMKKDKATLREKVYEFLRGIGIVPDELDGLELPVTVDVMKERVDFLHNLGLTIEDINNYPLVLGCSVKKNMVPVLDYLGKLGVRKTTLTQFLRRYPQVLHASVVVDLVPVVKYLQGMDIKPNDVSRVLERYPEVLGFKLEGTMSTSVAYLIGIGVGRREIGGLLTRYPEILGMRVGRIIKPFVEYLESLGIPRLAIARLIETQPYILGFDLDERVKPNVKSLEEFNVRRTSLASVIAQYPDIIGAELEPKLANKRSVLNSVIDLDPEDFGLIVEKMPQIVSLNSTPMLKHVDFLKDCGFSLQQMRKMIVGCPQLLALNTDIMKLSFDYFQKEMERPLEDLVTFPAFFTYGLESTIKPRHKMVAEKGLKCSLAWMLNCSNEKFEQRMDYDTIDMEEMEMESSFDMNSLMQPRSDESDSDYEESDDDDE, encoded by the coding sequence ATGAAAGTTATGACCTTTTCTTGTGGCATAACAAAACCCAATTTTCTGATTTCCCAAACAGAAATGCCAATTTTAACTTTTGGTCATTCCAAGTTGAGTGCTACCCTAGCTCTTCAATTGCCATGTAATTGTGTTAGGAAGATGAGGTTGATTACAAAGCTTCACTGTTCAGTTGCTGATAGGACATATAGTTCTAGAACCGGTGATTCCCGGGGTTCCAAACGGGACTCCGGTGAAATTCAGAAGAAGCGGGGAGGCCCCTCGTCGTTATACGTTGGTTATATTCGTCCCAGTTTATCTGAAATGAAGAAAGATAAGGCCACATTACGCGAAAAGGTTTACGAGTTTTTGCGTGGGATTGGCATTGTTCCTGATGAGCTTGATGGTCTTGAACTTCCTGTTACAGTTGATGTTATGAAGGAGCGTGTGGATTTTCTTCACAACTTGGGGCTTACAATTGAAGACATTAACAACTATCCTCTTGTTCTTGGCTGCAGTGTCAAGAAGAACATGGTTCCTGTGCTTGATTACCTTGGTAAATTGGGAGTAAGGAAAACCACACTAACGCAGTTTTTGCGGAGATATCCGCAAGTTCTTCATGCTAGTGTGGTTGTGGATCTGGTGCCAGTGGTCAAGTATCTTCAGGGGATGGATATCAAACCCAATGATGTTTCTCGTGTTCTTGAGAGGTATCCTGAAGTACTAGGATTCAAACTTGAGGGAACCATGAGTACATCGGTTGCTTATTTGATTGGAATTGGTGTTGGAAGAAGAGAAATCGGAGGTCTCTTAACTAGATACCCGGAGATTTTGGGAATGCGAGTTGGTAGAATCATCAAGCCTTTTGTAGAGTATTTGGAGAGCTTGGGTATTCCAAGGCTAGCCATTGCTAGACTGATAGAGACACAACCTTATATTCTTGGATTCGATTTGGACGAAAGAGTGAAGCCAAACGTCAAATCCCTTGAAGAGTTTAATGTTCGGCGAACATCACTTGCCTCAGTAATCGCTCAGTATCCTGACATCATTGGAGCTGAACTAGAGCCAAAGCTAGCCAACAAGAGAAGTGTCCTGAATTCTGTTATTGATTTGGATCCTGAGGATTTTGGCTTAATAGTGGAGAAGATGCCGCAAATAGTTAGCCTCAATAGTACACCTATGTTGAAGCATGTTGATTTTCTTAAGGATTGCGGGTTTTCCTTGCAGCAAATGAGGAAGATGATTGTGGGATGCCCTCAACTACTTGCTTTAAACACTGACATCATGAAACTTAGCTTTGATTACTTCCAAAAAGAAATGGAAAGGCCTTTGGAAGATTTGGTTACATTCCCTGCATTCTTCACTTACGGTCTCGAGTCAACTATAAAACCTAGGCATAAGATGGTTGCCGAGAAAGGATTGAAGTGTTCTCTGGCATGGATGCTTAACTGTTCTAATGAGAAATTCGAGCAACGAATGGACTATGATACTATCGACATGGAAGAGATGGAAATGGAATCATCATTTGACATGAATTCACTGATGCAACCAAGGAGCGACGAGTCAGATTCTGATTATGAAGAAAGTGACGACGATGACGAGTAA
- the LOC101490048 gene encoding uncharacterized calcium-binding protein At1g02270-like yields MRMKKECYCNMGRMLRTQSYAMQENQLPCISCTTFNILAPIYKRLNKEDESCRESEYRACWLARNQRILDWLLYERSSIICLQEFWVGNEELVNLYEKRLGDAGYINFKLGRTNNRGDGLLIAVQKEYFTVLNYKELHFNDCGDRVAQLLHVEIAFPLSQCQKSGTRQEILIVNTHLLFPHDSSLCLVRLHQVYKILQYVESYQNEYQLKPLPIILCGDWNGSKQGHVYKFLRSHGFVSSYDTAHHYTDADTHKWISHRNHLGNTCAVDFIWLLNPNKYIKLLKASWSEAVFCMFKYLLRRTSPAESDAFDFLKADNEDCVTYSGFCKALQQLNLIGHCYGLSVEETKDLWFQADIDRNGVLDYKQFLHQIWNPTRLDQRDDNKNEKQDDEPNDSEDDQTIGFSVKNAVLFPSEVEKGKWPEDYSLSDHARLTVVFSPITMSCSNLIS; encoded by the exons atgAGAATGAAAAAAGAATGTTATTGTAATATGGGAAGAATGTTAAGGACTCAAAGTTACGCAATGCAGGAAAACCAACTACCTTGCATTAGTTGCACCACTTTTAACATTCTTGCTCCTATATACAAACGTCTTAACAAGGag GATGAGAGTTGCCGTGAAAGTGAATACAGAGCATGTTGGTTGGCTAGGAATCAAAGGATATTGGATTGGTTGTTGTATGAGAGATCTTCCATTATCTGTCTTCAG GAATTTTGGGTTGGAAATGAAGAGCTTGTTAATCTTTATGAGAAGAGACTTGGTGATGCtggttatattaattttaagctTGGAAGAACTAACAACCGTGGTGATG GTCTTCTGATAGCAGTGCAAAAGGAATATTTCACAGTTCTTAATTATAAGGAGTTGCATTTCAATGATTGTGGTGATAGAGTAGCTCAATTGTTACATGTTGAGATAGCTTTTCCACTTTCACAATGCCAAAAAAGTGGTACTAGGCAAGAAATTCTTATTGTCAATACTCACCTACTATTTCCTCATGATTCTAGTCTATGCCTTGTAAGGCTACACCAG GTTTACAAGATACTTCAATATGTAGAATCTTATCAAAATGAGTATCAACTTAAGCCTTTACCAATTATACTATGCGG tGATTGGAATGGAAGCAAACAAGGACATGTTTACAAGTTCCTAAGATCTCATGGATTTGTATCATCATATGATACTGCTCATCATTACACTGATGCAGATACTCACAAg TGGATTAGCCACCGCAACCATCTTGGCAATACATGTGCTGTTGATTTTATATGGCTTCTGAATcctaacaaatatataaaactacTAAAAGCAAGTTGGAGTGAAGCAGTATTCTGCATGTTCAAG TATCTGTTGCGGAGAACTTCACCTGCGGAGAGTGATGCATTTGATTTTCTAAAGGCTGACAATGAAGATTGTGTTACATATTCTGGTTTTTGTAAAGCACTTCAGCAG CTTAATTTAATTGGTCATTGCTATGGATTAAGTGTTGAAGAAACAAAGGACTTGTGGTTCCAAGCAGATATAGATAGAAATGGTGTACTTGATTATAAACAATTTCTG CACCAAATCTGGAATCCAACACGGTTGGATCAAAGAGATGACAACAAGAATGAGAAGCAAGATGATGAACCAAATGATAGTGAAGATGATCAAACAATTGGTTTTAGTGTAAAAAATGCAGTTTTGTTCCCTTCAGAGGTGGAGAAAGGTAAATGGCCAGAAGACTACTCCCTTTCTGATCATGCAAGACTAACTGTAGTCTTCTCACCTATAACAATGTCATGCTCTAACTTGATTTCTTGA